One genomic segment of Brassica napus cultivar Da-Ae chromosome A3, Da-Ae, whole genome shotgun sequence includes these proteins:
- the LOC106404132 gene encoding uncharacterized protein LOC106404132 — protein sequence MPPRRRTTRAQTARVVRDDVDEHEQPAVPPPAAPPVDQDTLRQMVQDAARQAAQEALQQIAQETARQATQEAARVAAQEVARQMAAVQQGPQVQVQQGPQIRVQQVPPVQVQQDQQIPAQHDHQDPVQQVPLPQVPLQQGPAQQFAHGVQDLPPPPPRPHVYPVYDERFYRLTCQMRNMDMEHFSGTVDAVAAHDWKLALQRKLEIIECPPELSLRLTMQYLRGDALIWWEGIRLSHFGPERLTFADFIREFDRKYFPKEAMDRKKCEFEHVSQGEMSIREYEVVFNQLRRFAGVGISEEDLIRKILSGMRVEIRNRCRVVTYHRLGDLVEKAAEQEAGLAEEQKLTKAVQVKSGKAPESQRRAGDPSGLPICPRCHRSHSGQCMRCLICGKIGHIAKFCRVKPLDTPPVRQIAAPAAAQVCFGCGQPGHFIRDCPRRGNAALPPPPKRLAIAPRVFAVGDPQGAEPIAGSVSVGGESAYTLFDTGASHSFVSPRLVQSWSFRGVFEPKAKQIQTAGTEKLGAVGIHHDVPVLLGGVELLGDLTEMEMSSYDVILGMDWLSRHRVVLDCPKARVNIPREEGKIICEGIQTHREIPIVSMLRAEELLESGAEGFLATISMVKEDGQQELHDIPVVAEYEDVFEALKGPPPARADVLTIEVEP from the exons ATGCCGCCAAGGAGAAGAACCACACGTGCCCAGACTGCCAGAGTTGTTAGAGACGATGTAGATGAGCATGAGCAGCCCGCAGTTCCGCCACCCGCGGCTCCACCAGTTGATCAGGATACATTGAGACAGATGGTTCAGGATGCCGCTAGGCAGGCCGCTCAGGAGGCACTTCAGCAGATTGCCCAGGAGACAGCCAGGCAGGCCACTCAGGAGGCTGCCCGAGTAGCTGCTCAGGAGGTTGCTCGTCAGATGGCTGCCGTTCAGCAGGGTCCTCAGGTTCAGGTGCAGCAGGGTCCACAGATTCGGGTTCAGCAAGTTCCACCGGTTCAGGTTCAGCAGGATCAGCAGATTCCCGCTCAGCATGATCATCAGGATCCCGTTCAGCAGGTTCCCCTTCCTCAGGTTCCACTGCAGCAGGGTCCAGCTCAGCAGTTTGCTCATGGTGTTCAGGATCtaccgccaccaccaccgcgACCTCATGTTTACCCGGTTTATGACGAGAGGTTCTACAGGCTGACATGTCAGATGAGGAACATGGATATGGAGCATTTTAGCGGGACAGTGGATGCTGTAGCTGCACATGATTGGAAGTTAGCCTTGCAGCGGAAGCTGGAGATTATTGAGTGTCCACCAGAGTTGTCGCTCAGATTGACTATGCAGTATCTTcgtggagatgctcttatatgGTGGGAAGGAATACGATTGAGTCATTTTGGGCCAGAGAGGCTTACCTTCGCTGACTTCATTCGAGAGTTTGATAGGAAATACTTTCCGAAGGAAGCTATGGATAGGAAGAAATGCGAGTTCGAGCATGTAAGCCAGGGAGAGATGTCTATCAGAGAGTATGAGGTTGTGTTCAACCAACTTCGCAGATTTGCTGGAGTGGGCATTTCAGAGGAAGACTTGATCAGGAAGATTTTGAGTGGGATGCGAGTGGAGATTCGCAACAGGTGTCGCGTAGTCACATACCACCGATTGGGAGATTTGGTGGAGAAAGCTGCCGAGCAGGAGGCAGGCTTGGCGGAGGAGCAGAAACTTACCAAAGCAGTTCAGGTTAAGTCTGGAAAAGCTCCAGAGTCTCAGAGGAGAGCAGGGGACCCGTCGGGATTACCGATATGTCCTCGTTGCCATCGCAGTCACAGTGGGCAGTGTATGAGGTGTCTTATTTGCGGTAAGATTGGACACATTGCGAAGTTTTGTCGGGTTAAGCCATTGGATACGCCACCAGTCAGACAGATTGCAGCACCAGCAGCGGCACAGGTCTGTTTTGGCTGTGGTCAGCCAGGTCACTTCATCAGAGATTGTCCGAGGAGGGGCAATGCGGCACTTCCACCACCACCGAAGCGTCTAGCCATCGCTCCACGTGTGTTTGCGGTTGGAGATCCTCAGGGAGCTGAGCCGATAGCAG GATCGGTTTCCGTTGGAGGAGAGTCAGCTTATACCTTATTCGACACGGGAGCTtctcatagttttgtgagtccgcgCTTAGTCCAGTCTTGGTCTTTTCGGGGAGTCTTTGAACCGAAGGCTAAGCAGATTCAGACTGCCGGTACAGAGAAGTTGGGAGCAGTTGGCATTCATCACGATGTACCAGTTCTACTTGGAGGAGTCGAGTTGCTCGGAGATTTGACAGAGATGGAGATGAGCTCCTACGATGTTATACTTGGGATGGATTGGTTGTCGCGACATCGAGTAGTCTTGGATTGTCCAAAGGCAAGAGTTAACATCCCtagagaagaaggaaagatcatTTGCGAGGGCATTCAGACACACCGGGAAATTCCTATCGTCTCCATGTTGCGTGCAGAAGAATTATTGGAGAGTGGAGCAGAGGGATTTTTGGCAACCATTTCGATGGTTAAGGAGGACGGTCAGCAGGAGCTGCATGATATACCAGTGGTCGCCGAGTACGAGGATGTCTTTGAGGCTTTAAAAGGGCCACCACCAGCTAGAGCGGACGTACTTACGATAGAAGTAGAGCCATGA